One part of the Bradyrhizobium sp. CB1650 genome encodes these proteins:
- a CDS encoding HNH endonuclease signature motif containing protein, with protein sequence MKVPDLPPASDKAERDGSSINPTEAALVARGINTQLAAKLRNDGWTLGKLKQSSEQDLQALGITDFAIDVISKESRPEIPFKNLTEVLFANRFVCCVCRARDRGVIVHHIAEWHVSHSHEPDNLAVLCSEHHDRAHTVSKLSRNLDAKTVRSLKQAWEHEVSLLDVSAILEASLDNSDAWQYFNHLRVFQLAAKLKVDFESLPHFTSAREALTIDPKGQLRLRGTERKYFYSGGDGLPMYLYVRDVMHNVLERLSVLNISNSLDRSVLKSLLKPGMFVLVQGLHTFKSAENYINKDGPGQIASGRRTTNNVSVEYSFDLYEGTSVSAISVWLRGSQDITSLLRVGSLSSEGGKLTVNCTVLGIAQGFYTFKTREYANAPFRPGFERVGASEDFGDDDDPFSNDQAEEKEE encoded by the coding sequence ATGAAAGTTCCTGATTTGCCGCCTGCCAGTGATAAGGCGGAACGTGACGGAAGCTCAATCAACCCCACAGAAGCAGCCTTGGTAGCCCGCGGTATCAATACACAGCTCGCAGCCAAGCTTCGTAATGATGGTTGGACGCTCGGAAAGCTTAAGCAGTCATCGGAACAAGATCTGCAAGCCCTAGGCATTACTGACTTTGCCATCGACGTCATCAGCAAGGAGTCTCGGCCAGAGATCCCGTTCAAGAACCTCACGGAGGTGCTATTCGCCAATCGCTTCGTCTGCTGTGTCTGCCGCGCGCGAGACAGAGGCGTCATCGTTCATCACATCGCGGAATGGCACGTTTCTCATAGCCATGAGCCGGACAACCTAGCGGTTCTGTGCAGCGAGCATCACGACCGGGCACATACGGTCAGCAAGCTGAGCAGAAATCTCGACGCTAAAACCGTCCGAAGCCTCAAGCAGGCATGGGAACACGAAGTATCACTCCTTGACGTTTCCGCGATATTGGAAGCCTCCCTAGATAACTCTGACGCTTGGCAGTATTTCAATCACCTGCGTGTGTTCCAGCTTGCGGCAAAACTGAAAGTCGATTTCGAATCTCTCCCACATTTCACATCGGCTCGCGAGGCATTGACGATCGACCCAAAAGGGCAGCTTCGTTTGAGGGGGACGGAGCGGAAATATTTTTATAGTGGCGGTGATGGGCTGCCCATGTACCTCTATGTCCGCGATGTCATGCACAATGTCCTTGAGCGCCTGAGTGTTCTCAACATCTCAAACAGTCTCGACCGCAGCGTGCTAAAGTCTTTACTCAAGCCGGGGATGTTTGTCCTGGTGCAGGGTTTGCACACGTTTAAGAGCGCTGAGAATTACATCAACAAAGATGGACCGGGCCAGATTGCCAGTGGGCGTCGAACGACCAATAACGTCTCGGTCGAGTACAGCTTTGACCTCTATGAGGGCACATCTGTTTCCGCCATCTCGGTCTGGCTTCGAGGGTCGCAAGACATAACGAGCCTGCTCCGGGTTGGCTCATTGTCGTCCGAGGGAGGGAAGCTGACCGTCAACTGTACGGTGCTCGGGATCGCCCAGGGCTTCTACACCTTTAAAACGCGGGAATATGCCAACGCCCCTTTTCGACCCGGCTTTGAGCGCGTTGGCGCCTCAGAGGACTTCGGCGATGATGATGACCCCTTTAGCAACGATCAGGCCGAAGAGAAGGAGGAGTAG
- a CDS encoding Fic family protein, whose translation MAVTRMEPMIPAENKDLTDLATDLVAKASGLAARLSPALRASIGDLVRSMNCYYSNLIENHTTTLIDIDRALKNDFAKEPEKRNLQLEAKAHIEVQEIIDRGEAPGNVLTTEFILWLHREFYSRVPEEMWWVENPQTKERVKMTPGELRTRHVQIGLHVPPDPDELPDFLRRFCEAYSAKMLSKIERIIGVAASHHRLAWIHPFLDGNGRVARLLSHALLRELGLGSQLWSISRGLARASGEYKAGLQAADEPRRGDLDGRGNLTQAGLANFCRFFLTTCVDQVDFMGQLLEPSELMNRVEIWTKEEIAAKRLAKGSWPMLRLAVMQGEFKRGDASDITGYAERQARTVLNQLIDKGYLVSPTTRSPVRLGFPPDVIDRWFPRLYQPRAL comes from the coding sequence ATGGCTGTCACCCGGATGGAACCGATGATCCCGGCCGAAAACAAGGATCTGACCGACTTGGCGACGGATCTTGTCGCAAAAGCCAGTGGCTTGGCCGCTCGCCTGAGCCCGGCGCTTCGCGCCTCGATCGGCGATCTCGTTCGCTCGATGAACTGTTATTACTCCAACCTTATCGAAAATCACACCACGACGCTGATTGATATCGACCGCGCACTGAAGAATGACTTTGCGAAGGAGCCGGAGAAGCGGAATCTCCAGCTTGAGGCGAAGGCCCATATCGAAGTTCAGGAGATCATCGATCGCGGCGAGGCTCCGGGCAACGTTCTCACAACCGAATTTATCCTCTGGCTGCATCGCGAATTCTACAGCCGCGTCCCTGAAGAAATGTGGTGGGTTGAAAACCCGCAGACCAAGGAACGCGTGAAGATGACGCCGGGCGAACTGCGGACGCGTCACGTTCAGATCGGCCTGCATGTCCCGCCCGATCCGGACGAACTACCGGATTTCCTCCGGCGGTTCTGTGAGGCTTATTCTGCGAAGATGCTCTCGAAGATCGAGCGCATCATCGGTGTCGCGGCTTCGCATCATCGCCTGGCTTGGATTCATCCCTTCCTCGACGGCAACGGTCGCGTCGCACGCTTGTTGTCGCACGCGCTCCTGCGCGAACTCGGACTTGGCTCGCAGCTATGGTCGATCTCGCGCGGCTTGGCGCGGGCCTCTGGGGAATACAAGGCTGGCCTTCAGGCCGCGGATGAGCCACGCCGAGGGGATCTCGATGGTCGCGGCAATCTCACTCAAGCTGGCCTCGCCAATTTCTGTCGCTTCTTCCTGACCACGTGCGTCGACCAAGTTGATTTCATGGGGCAGCTCTTGGAGCCTTCGGAGCTCATGAATCGGGTGGAGATCTGGACGAAGGAAGAAATCGCCGCAAAACGTCTTGCGAAGGGCTCCTGGCCGATGCTGCGACTGGCCGTCATGCAGGGCGAATTCAAACGAGGCGATGCGTCGGATATTACCGGTTACGCCGAGCGTCAGGCGCGCACTGTGCTCAATCAGCTCATCGACAAGGGCTACCTTGTGTCGCCGACAACGCGAAGCCCGGTTCGTCTGGGGTTCCCGCCTGACGTCATCGATCGCTGGTTTCCTCGACTTTACCAGCCGCGCGCGCTCTAA
- a CDS encoding SIR2 family protein, giving the protein MMKIKSIQTGSAWIEIDASATNPTDQDPGLADVRRVMSGAVRAQNLVVLAGLGTSLCVTDGTRRLAPTMGDLLTHTKKAFDDLDGADTKYKAAGGRWSHFLALSNVPSDNSDLEYILSRAKVASDFLLGLHATEISDLLAVAEGVIRDKVDFLSSDTDLSKHEAFLRRVARRSARRSRVKLFTTNYDRCFEQAAQKSGFVVVDGFAFASEAIFDSSQFAFDVVRRTTGEEKSDFIENLFHLHKLHGSIDWEFDKKTGQIVKKIGTKAPLLIYPQSTKYEMAFSQPYIEMMGTFQAAVRAPNTALLIAGFGFNDKHIAEPILGAFKGNLALNIVIADPNAESLSAAGGNKYIRAFSELIDSGDGRIALVAAKFEDLIAVIPDAMAETELERHNERVRRMGTSLGK; this is encoded by the coding sequence ATGATGAAGATCAAGAGTATCCAGACGGGAAGCGCCTGGATTGAAATAGATGCCTCTGCGACGAACCCGACCGATCAAGACCCTGGACTAGCCGACGTTCGACGCGTGATGTCCGGCGCTGTGCGCGCGCAGAATCTGGTTGTTCTTGCTGGCCTTGGAACGTCGCTTTGCGTGACCGATGGCACCCGCAGGCTGGCGCCGACCATGGGCGACCTTCTTACTCACACAAAGAAGGCATTCGACGATCTTGATGGCGCCGACACGAAGTACAAAGCGGCTGGCGGCCGGTGGTCTCATTTTCTGGCGCTCTCCAATGTGCCATCGGATAACAGCGACCTTGAATACATACTTTCACGCGCAAAAGTCGCTTCGGACTTTCTGCTTGGTTTGCACGCGACGGAGATATCGGATCTGTTGGCTGTTGCCGAAGGCGTCATCAGAGACAAGGTTGACTTTCTGTCCAGCGACACCGATTTGTCCAAACACGAGGCGTTTTTAAGACGCGTTGCCCGGCGATCGGCGCGCCGGTCACGCGTCAAGCTGTTCACGACAAACTATGATCGTTGCTTCGAGCAGGCTGCGCAAAAGTCCGGATTCGTCGTCGTGGACGGCTTTGCCTTTGCGAGCGAGGCTATCTTCGATTCCTCACAGTTCGCGTTCGACGTGGTGCGCAGGACGACAGGCGAGGAAAAATCGGATTTCATTGAGAACCTATTCCATCTCCACAAGCTTCATGGATCTATCGACTGGGAGTTCGACAAGAAGACTGGGCAAATTGTTAAGAAGATCGGAACCAAAGCGCCGCTTCTGATCTATCCGCAATCGACGAAATACGAGATGGCGTTCAGCCAGCCCTACATCGAAATGATGGGCACGTTTCAGGCCGCCGTTAGAGCGCCGAATACAGCGCTCCTGATCGCTGGCTTCGGATTCAATGACAAGCATATCGCCGAGCCGATACTTGGCGCGTTCAAAGGCAATCTCGCTTTGAATATCGTCATCGCCGATCCCAACGCTGAGTCACTGAGCGCGGCTGGCGGAAACAAATACATTCGGGCCTTCAGCGAGCTCATCGATAGCGGCGATGGCCGCATTGCGCTCGTCGCTGCGAAGTTTGAAGACCTGATCGCGGTCATTCCCGATGCGATGGCTGAAACAGAGCTCGAACGCCACAATGAGCGCGTCCGGAGAATGGGGACGTCCCTTGGCAAATAG
- a CDS encoding adenylate/guanylate cyclase domain-containing protein — protein MAELALPETQYAQSGDFSIAYQVMGSSPIDIVLVPGIISHIDYQHELPGYTQFLRRLAKFSRVIAFDKRGQGLSDRLADVPSLDERIDDVRAVMDAVGSRRAALIGFSEGASMSVLFATTYPERVSHLVLFGGLARIADLFPPNLTPSAAEERLANLVKRWGNGAFLGNVFASDAANPEAVARIAKFEKLASSPGAIRSYIIANRRIDVNSILPCVRSPTLVLHRATDAQVPVALGRRMAAEIPGAKYIEYPTGDHAFWTGDTETLVGDIEEFVTGHRDGGIADLERILATVMFTDIVDSTRQAAEIGDQRWRSRLDQHDALARQFIDRHRGNLVKTTGDGVLATFDGPGRAIRCALSFSSAARQIGLPVRAGLHTGEIEMRGADIGGIAVHAAARVMSQSAPDEVLVSRVVTDLVAGAGLRFSERGSYELKGLPGKWELFAASG, from the coding sequence ATGGCTGAACTTGCATTGCCCGAGACGCAATATGCCCAGAGCGGCGACTTCAGCATCGCCTATCAGGTCATGGGCAGCAGCCCCATCGACATCGTCCTTGTCCCCGGCATCATCTCGCATATCGACTATCAGCATGAGCTGCCGGGCTATACCCAGTTTCTCCGCCGGTTAGCCAAGTTCTCCAGGGTCATCGCCTTCGACAAGAGAGGGCAGGGCCTCTCGGACAGGCTGGCCGACGTGCCCTCTCTCGACGAGCGCATCGACGACGTCCGCGCGGTCATGGACGCGGTCGGGTCCCGGCGTGCCGCGCTGATCGGATTCTCCGAAGGCGCCTCCATGAGCGTGCTGTTCGCGACCACCTATCCGGAGCGTGTATCTCACCTGGTTCTTTTCGGCGGACTTGCTCGCATCGCCGACCTTTTTCCGCCGAACCTGACGCCATCGGCCGCCGAAGAAAGGCTGGCGAACCTGGTGAAACGCTGGGGTAACGGAGCCTTTCTGGGGAACGTCTTCGCGAGCGACGCGGCCAACCCGGAGGCGGTCGCGCGGATTGCGAAGTTCGAGAAGCTGGCGAGCAGTCCGGGCGCGATCAGGTCCTACATCATTGCGAACCGCCGCATCGACGTGAATTCCATTCTTCCGTGCGTCCGCAGCCCGACCTTGGTGCTGCATCGGGCGACCGACGCGCAGGTGCCGGTCGCCTTGGGCCGCAGGATGGCGGCGGAGATCCCGGGCGCGAAATACATCGAGTACCCAACTGGCGATCACGCATTCTGGACGGGCGACACAGAGACGCTGGTCGGCGACATCGAGGAATTCGTCACCGGCCACCGGGATGGAGGAATCGCGGATCTGGAGCGGATCCTGGCGACGGTCATGTTCACCGACATCGTGGACTCGACGCGGCAGGCCGCCGAGATCGGCGACCAGCGGTGGCGGAGCCGCCTGGATCAGCACGATGCCCTCGCGCGTCAGTTCATCGATCGGCATCGTGGCAATCTGGTCAAGACGACCGGCGACGGCGTGCTCGCCACGTTTGACGGACCGGGCCGCGCGATCCGGTGCGCACTGTCGTTCAGTAGTGCCGCGCGCCAGATCGGCTTGCCGGTGCGCGCCGGCCTGCATACCGGCGAGATCGAAATGCGAGGCGCCGACATCGGAGGCATCGCGGTGCACGCGGCGGCCCGCGTGATGTCGCAATCCGCGCCCGACGAGGTGCTGGTGTCGCGGGTGGTGACCGATCTCGTCGCGGGAGCGGGCCTGCGTTTCAGCGAACGCGGCTCGTACGAGCTGAAGGGGCTGCCGGGCAAATGGGAGTTGTTCGCAGCCAGCGGTTAG
- a CDS encoding Ku protein, translated as MAPRANWKGFLRLSLVTCPVALYPATSESEKISFNQLNRQTGHRIKYLKVDADTGDEVPNEDIVKGYMLDKDTFIEVTKEELEEVALESTRTIEIDEFVDKADIDPRYLIRPYYLRPDGKVGHDAFAVIRETIREMDKIAIGRVVLTNREHIIALEPLDKGLVGTLLRYPYEVRSEAEYFDEIQNVKVTKEMLDLAKHIVNQKAGRFDPEKFEDHYETALIDLINKKRAGKPITATEKPAAGNVVDLMEALRRSVGGGAAESKASKKPAKKPRKASPGQKEMLMPIAGKKPKEAAAKKPAARSQRKSA; from the coding sequence ATGGCCCCGCGTGCCAACTGGAAAGGCTTCCTGCGTCTGTCCCTCGTCACCTGTCCCGTGGCGCTTTACCCGGCGACATCGGAGAGCGAGAAGATCTCGTTCAACCAGCTCAACCGGCAGACGGGCCATCGCATCAAGTACCTCAAGGTCGACGCCGACACCGGCGACGAGGTGCCCAACGAGGACATCGTCAAGGGCTACATGCTCGACAAGGATACCTTCATCGAGGTCACCAAGGAGGAGCTCGAGGAGGTCGCGCTGGAATCCACGCGCACCATCGAGATCGACGAATTCGTCGACAAGGCCGACATAGACCCTCGCTACCTGATCCGCCCCTACTACCTGCGGCCCGACGGCAAGGTCGGCCACGACGCCTTCGCGGTGATCCGCGAGACCATCCGCGAGATGGACAAGATCGCGATCGGCCGGGTCGTGCTGACCAACCGCGAGCACATCATCGCGCTCGAGCCGCTCGACAAGGGCCTCGTCGGCACGCTGCTCCGCTATCCCTACGAGGTGCGCAGCGAGGCCGAATATTTCGACGAGATCCAGAACGTGAAGGTCACCAAGGAGATGCTCGATCTGGCGAAACACATCGTCAACCAGAAGGCGGGGCGGTTCGATCCCGAGAAGTTCGAGGATCACTACGAGACCGCGCTGATCGACCTGATCAACAAGAAGCGCGCCGGCAAGCCGATCACGGCGACGGAGAAGCCCGCCGCCGGCAACGTCGTCGACCTGATGGAAGCGCTGCGCCGGAGCGTCGGCGGCGGCGCGGCGGAGAGCAAGGCTTCGAAGAAACCGGCCAAGAAGCCGCGCAAGGCGTCGCCCGGCCAGAAGGAGATGCTGATGCCGATCGCGGGCAAGAAGCCGAAGGAAGCGGCGGCGAAAAAGCCGGCGGCCAGGTCGCAGCGGAAGTCGGCTTAG
- a CDS encoding ATP-binding protein: MANSFANPFERSRYLGSVSLVSPAIVRVNLPFATEVAPSQYAGHRVTRGQVGEFVVIESYAAAVIGRIVEIQLPDRDRLSVEPERKEGDEVANPIGVIRLLGSVDLNFSKSSRGIAEVPRIGDYVYLAHPDFMRFVIAATQGKAADPIIVGHLRGAPETGIALSPASLFGRHCAVLGSTGGGKSWSTARLIEQISTRKGKVILLDPTGEYHSLGDIAQHVHLGGQRSGADDLRRFVSFPYRHLNEIDVFAILQPSPGVQAPKLRDALTSLKLVQIEPTLADADGYLIKLNAAKQPINRALLKHDTAIRSPSANYDITKLSRQILNECVLPMGSSKLHYGAVHDFSHSGCVTLCMRVESAVISPHLAPIFSPPAYMEDLTDVIRSFMADDTKSVLRISLQYLAFEHHTRELVVNAIGRHLLGMARDGAFKKTPLVVALDEAHQFLSKTVGDDVNKVQLDAFGLIAKEGRKYGLTCLLATQRPRDIPEDVLSQVGMFVVHRLINERDQAVVVNASGVLDGSAAVFLANLRDGEALVVGGDSIMPLPIMMTPPVRRPHLPDVERKTWLHGAD, translated from the coding sequence TTGGCAAATAGCTTTGCCAATCCATTCGAGCGTTCGCGCTATCTGGGTTCCGTCTCGCTCGTCTCGCCGGCGATTGTACGCGTCAATCTGCCCTTTGCAACCGAAGTGGCGCCCTCGCAATATGCCGGACATCGAGTTACGCGCGGTCAAGTGGGCGAGTTCGTCGTTATCGAATCCTACGCGGCGGCCGTTATTGGACGGATCGTCGAGATTCAGCTGCCCGATCGAGACCGCCTCAGCGTCGAGCCCGAGCGGAAGGAAGGCGATGAAGTCGCTAACCCTATCGGCGTCATCAGGCTGCTAGGCTCCGTTGACCTGAATTTCTCGAAATCTAGCCGCGGCATCGCGGAAGTGCCTCGTATTGGCGACTATGTCTATTTGGCTCATCCAGACTTCATGCGATTCGTGATCGCTGCGACGCAGGGCAAAGCAGCGGATCCCATCATCGTCGGACATCTGCGAGGCGCTCCTGAGACGGGCATCGCGCTATCGCCGGCCTCGCTGTTCGGCAGGCACTGTGCCGTGCTGGGGTCGACGGGAGGCGGGAAAAGCTGGTCGACGGCGCGGCTCATCGAGCAGATATCCACCCGCAAGGGCAAAGTTATTCTGCTCGATCCTACCGGCGAATATCACTCCTTGGGTGACATCGCGCAGCACGTCCATCTAGGCGGCCAGAGAAGCGGCGCCGACGATCTCCGCCGCTTTGTTTCATTCCCCTACCGGCACCTCAATGAGATCGATGTTTTTGCGATCCTTCAACCCAGTCCGGGCGTGCAAGCGCCGAAACTGAGAGACGCGCTCACCAGTCTAAAACTCGTTCAGATCGAACCGACGCTGGCGGATGCGGACGGCTACCTGATTAAGTTGAACGCAGCAAAGCAACCCATCAACAGGGCGTTGTTGAAGCACGACACCGCAATCCGGTCGCCCTCGGCAAATTATGACATCACCAAATTGAGCCGGCAAATACTCAATGAATGCGTCCTTCCCATGGGCTCAAGTAAATTGCACTACGGCGCAGTCCACGACTTTTCTCATAGCGGGTGCGTTACACTTTGCATGCGCGTGGAAAGCGCCGTTATTTCTCCCCATCTCGCGCCGATATTCTCGCCGCCCGCTTACATGGAAGACCTTACAGACGTTATCAGATCCTTCATGGCGGACGACACCAAATCGGTTCTTCGCATCTCTTTGCAGTATTTGGCGTTCGAACATCATACCCGTGAACTTGTAGTGAATGCGATTGGCAGGCATCTTCTCGGCATGGCCCGAGACGGCGCCTTCAAAAAGACGCCGCTGGTGGTCGCGCTGGACGAGGCGCATCAGTTTCTGAGCAAGACAGTAGGCGATGACGTTAACAAGGTTCAGCTCGACGCGTTTGGCCTGATTGCAAAGGAAGGACGGAAATATGGACTCACATGTCTATTGGCGACCCAACGTCCACGAGACATTCCCGAAGATGTTTTGAGCCAAGTAGGCATGTTTGTCGTTCATCGTCTGATCAACGAGCGTGATCAGGCCGTCGTCGTGAACGCGAGCGGCGTCCTGGACGGTTCCGCCGCCGTCTTCCTCGCCAACCTGCGGGATGGAGAGGCGCTGGTCGTCGGCGGCGATTCGATCATGCCACTGCCGATCATGATGACGCCGCCAGTACGGCGTCCCCACTTGCCGGATGTGGAGCGGAAAACGTGGCTCCACGGAGCGGACTAA
- a CDS encoding DUF2130 domain-containing protein, with translation MSFKANAVGPAHEPTLHCPNCNHEIRLTESLAAPLLAETRQRFQEQLAAKDAEITRKTDALRTEQEQLAKDRAQIEDQIAQRLTAERAQLVATETKKAREAAAAELQAKNSEAAELRAILEVNNAKLAEAQQVQAELLRKERALETEKRELDLTIEKRVQASVSDIQIRARQDADEAARLRVAEKDQTIESMTRTIEELKRKAEQGSQQSQGEVLELELEELLRGRFPTDVIEPIGKGELGADVMQQVNGTIGQPAGIILWESKRTKAWSDGWLGKLRDDQRRCGADVALIISQALPKHVEHFDLIDGVWVFAHIPLGAAQH, from the coding sequence ATGAGCTTTAAAGCCAACGCCGTCGGCCCTGCGCACGAGCCCACCTTGCACTGCCCCAACTGCAATCACGAGATCCGCCTGACCGAATCTCTTGCAGCCCCCCTCCTCGCGGAAACCCGACAACGTTTTCAGGAGCAACTGGCGGCCAAGGATGCAGAGATCACCAGGAAGACGGACGCCTTGCGCACTGAGCAGGAGCAATTGGCCAAAGACCGCGCGCAGATCGAGGACCAGATCGCCCAGCGCCTGACGGCAGAGCGGGCCCAATTGGTTGCAACTGAGACCAAGAAGGCGCGTGAGGCCGCAGCAGCCGAACTGCAGGCAAAGAACTCCGAAGCCGCAGAACTTCGCGCAATATTGGAGGTCAACAATGCCAAACTTGCCGAGGCTCAACAGGTGCAGGCCGAGCTCCTGCGGAAAGAGCGGGCGCTGGAGACCGAGAAGCGCGAACTCGACCTGACGATCGAGAAGCGCGTTCAGGCCTCTGTCAGCGATATCCAGATCAGGGCCAGACAAGACGCGGATGAGGCCGCGCGTTTGCGCGTGGCTGAAAAGGATCAGACCATCGAGTCGATGACCCGAACAATCGAGGAGCTGAAGCGCAAGGCCGAGCAAGGCTCCCAACAGTCCCAGGGCGAAGTTCTTGAGCTTGAGCTTGAAGAGCTGCTTCGCGGGCGCTTCCCAACCGACGTGATCGAACCGATCGGCAAAGGCGAACTCGGCGCCGACGTAATGCAGCAGGTGAACGGCACGATAGGTCAGCCCGCCGGCATCATCCTCTGGGAATCTAAGCGAACCAAGGCGTGGAGTGACGGATGGCTTGGAAAGCTACGCGACGACCAGCGCCGCTGCGGCGCGGACGTCGCGCTCATTATCTCGCAAGCGCTGCCAAAGCACGTTGAGCACTTCGATCTGATCGATGGCGTGTGGGTATTCGCCCACATTCCGCTTGGAGCAGCGCAGCACTGA
- a CDS encoding DUF3422 domain-containing protein, whose protein sequence is MIDELDLRTFKPHPQRDAVLGEVHARPFTRLVSPFSVIHFAFLAQGEAAASDRCRFIDFCLERNLPPPEQSAKHHQIVIGPAMLRWEQHSEFTTFTWIWTNANGSAAHQFDKVDDTVGSLIRALRQTGQLLVAIRLEVEQGASPTKRAEQIFDKNSLAMVATRGSTGVVASDFRVDANGFSRILVCDLGLTSHDLGALVQRVLEIETYRPLALLGLSAALELAPSVDRIDRRLVETLEEMQGAKGLKFNNHLLAELTALAASFERGATGSLFRFGASRAYNELVQSRLSIIEGNDVAGYPTWSSFLARRMAPAMRTCATVEDRQASLSVKLARVADLLRTRVDVEIERQNRDLLQALNERARQQLRLQCTVEGLSVGAIGYYVVSLFSYLAKGAHDVGLRVEPSFLTAAFVPIAVGVIWLVSYNIRKRHLKHDDTPSAASD, encoded by the coding sequence ATGATCGATGAGCTGGATCTGCGAACCTTCAAGCCACATCCGCAACGCGACGCCGTGCTCGGCGAAGTGCACGCGCGCCCTTTCACGCGCCTTGTTTCGCCATTCAGCGTGATCCACTTCGCTTTTCTTGCGCAGGGCGAGGCGGCGGCAAGCGATCGCTGCCGTTTTATCGACTTCTGCCTGGAGCGCAATCTTCCGCCGCCTGAGCAATCGGCGAAACATCATCAGATTGTCATAGGGCCCGCCATGCTGCGCTGGGAGCAGCATTCGGAATTTACAACATTCACCTGGATCTGGACTAACGCAAATGGTTCTGCCGCTCATCAATTCGACAAAGTTGATGATACCGTGGGATCGCTGATCCGCGCGTTGCGGCAAACCGGGCAATTGCTGGTCGCGATCAGATTGGAAGTGGAGCAGGGCGCCTCGCCGACCAAGCGCGCCGAACAGATTTTTGACAAGAACAGCCTGGCCATGGTTGCCACAAGGGGCAGCACGGGCGTCGTCGCTTCAGACTTTCGCGTGGACGCTAACGGCTTCTCCAGAATCCTCGTCTGCGACCTCGGATTGACGTCGCACGATCTCGGCGCACTTGTGCAACGGGTCTTAGAAATCGAAACCTACCGCCCGTTGGCGCTGCTTGGTCTGTCGGCGGCCCTCGAGCTTGCGCCGTCTGTCGATCGTATCGATCGGCGTCTTGTTGAGACGCTCGAAGAAATGCAAGGCGCAAAGGGACTGAAATTCAACAACCATCTGCTTGCCGAACTGACGGCATTGGCCGCCTCCTTCGAAAGGGGCGCGACCGGTAGCCTGTTTCGCTTTGGCGCCAGCAGGGCTTATAACGAGCTGGTCCAATCGCGGCTGTCCATCATTGAAGGCAACGATGTGGCGGGCTATCCGACCTGGTCCTCGTTTCTCGCGCGCCGCATGGCCCCTGCAATGCGCACCTGTGCGACCGTGGAGGATCGTCAGGCAAGTCTGTCGGTCAAGCTGGCGCGTGTCGCCGATCTGCTGCGAACCCGTGTCGACGTCGAAATCGAACGCCAGAATCGCGACCTCTTGCAGGCTTTAAACGAGCGCGCAAGGCAGCAACTTCGGCTGCAGTGCACGGTCGAAGGATTGTCGGTCGGGGCGATCGGATATTACGTGGTCAGCCTGTTTAGCTATCTGGCCAAGGGCGCGCACGATGTCGGACTGCGTGTAGAACCCTCATTCCTAACCGCAGCCTTCGTGCCAATCGCGGTTGGCGTGATCTGGCTGGTGAGTTACAACATCCGGAAGCGACACCTCAAGCACGACGACACGCCCTCGGCGGCTAGCGACTAA
- a CDS encoding DUF2905 domain-containing protein, translating to MSRTLIIFGLVLIAAGLLWPVLGKFGLGRLPGDIYVELPNFAFYLPLTTSLIVSVVLSLILWLVNR from the coding sequence ATGTCGCGCACGCTCATCATCTTCGGACTTGTGCTGATCGCCGCTGGGCTGCTTTGGCCTGTCCTTGGCAAGTTCGGGCTTGGCCGGCTACCCGGCGATATTTACGTCGAGCTGCCGAATTTTGCCTTCTACCTTCCGCTGACGACCTCGCTCATCGTCTCGGTGGTGCTAAGCCTGATCCTGTGGCTGGTGAACCGATAG